The following coding sequences lie in one Methanopyrus sp. SNP6 genomic window:
- the mtnA gene encoding S-methyl-5-thioribose-1-phosphate isomerase: MSAFKTLTLRVYWDEARFEVLDQTELPDREVWRECTSYKDAAEAIENMRVRGAPLIGAVAALGAWVAYERDEDYGEAIERLRNTRPTARNLFWALERMEDAQNPRKEVERILREDVEVNRKLGDHGAELLPDECTVLTHCNAGALACVDWGTALGVVRSAVFDMNKEVEVIATETRPVQQGARLTCWELSKDGIPVKLIADTAVGYVMSKGKVDAIIVGADRIALDGSVANKIGTYQIAVLADRHDVPFYVAAPTSTIDPNTETGEDIPIEHRSEEEVKNVRGVRVAPEDVTALNPAFDVTPPELIDAIITEKGVVEPQEVADLV; encoded by the coding sequence GTGTCCGCGTTTAAAACGTTGACGTTGCGGGTGTACTGGGACGAAGCACGGTTCGAGGTCCTGGACCAAACGGAGCTACCGGACCGAGAGGTTTGGCGTGAATGCACTTCCTACAAGGATGCCGCGGAAGCCATCGAGAACATGCGCGTCCGAGGAGCACCTCTCATAGGAGCCGTCGCCGCCTTGGGCGCGTGGGTGGCGTACGAGCGGGACGAGGACTACGGAGAGGCCATCGAACGACTCCGTAACACACGGCCGACAGCACGCAACCTCTTCTGGGCGCTCGAGAGGATGGAGGACGCTCAAAACCCACGAAAGGAAGTCGAGCGGATCCTACGAGAGGATGTGGAGGTGAACCGAAAGCTCGGCGACCATGGGGCCGAACTACTGCCAGACGAGTGCACGGTTCTCACCCACTGCAACGCCGGGGCACTAGCCTGCGTGGACTGGGGGACAGCACTCGGTGTCGTCCGGTCCGCGGTATTCGACATGAACAAGGAGGTCGAAGTCATCGCGACCGAGACGCGTCCCGTGCAGCAGGGGGCGCGCCTAACCTGTTGGGAGCTCTCAAAGGACGGCATACCGGTGAAGCTGATAGCCGACACGGCCGTAGGATACGTGATGTCGAAGGGTAAGGTCGACGCGATCATCGTAGGTGCAGATCGCATCGCCCTGGACGGATCCGTCGCCAACAAGATCGGCACCTACCAGATCGCCGTGTTGGCGGATCGCCACGACGTGCCGTTCTACGTGGCGGCCCCTACGAGCACCATCGACCCAAACACCGAGACCGGCGAAGACATCCCGATCGAACACAGGTCCGAGGAGGAGGTGAAAAACGTCCGTGGCGTCCGGGTGGCCCCAGAGGACGTGACGGCCCTCAACCCGGCGTTCGACGTCACACCGCCGGAACTCATCGACGCCATCATCACCGAGAAGGGTGTCGTCGAGCCCCAGGAGGTGGCCGACCTGGTATGA